The window ACAGGCCTGCTGGTAGAGCGCAGGGCGTTTGGCGGCATCCATCTCGGCCGCACCCTGGTCGAGCAGTTTATCCAGCTCGGGGTTCTTGTACTTGTAGTTATTGCCCTTCTGGTCGATCGAGTAGTAGTACTGGTAGGCCCGGTTCGGGTCGGGGCCATTCGCGCCACCGATGAACGACATCTGCGACGCGCCATCGTCGTAGTAGCGCTTGGTCCACGATGGCCCGTCCATCTGCTGGATCTTGATCGTCAGCCCGATCTCGGCCAGGTCTTGCTGGAATGCGGTCATCACGTCGAGCGAGAGCTGGTCGTTGTAGTAGGTGTCCATCACGATCTCACCCAGCGCGGCCGGGTCGATGCCGGCCTCGGCCAGGAGCGCCTTGGCTTTGGCAGGGTCGTACTCATATGGGTTGATGTCGGCCGGGATGTACTTGGGGTTGCCATACAGGCAGCTCACCGGCGTGGCGGCGCCCTTGTACAGGTTCTCGATGATCGACTGGCGGTTGATCGCGTGCATGATCGCCTGGCGGAACTTCGGGTTGCCGAATGCCGGGTTCTTAGCCGGGTTCATGGTGATCGCGTTATCGACTTGCGAGGGGCCGGGGATGACGGTGGCGTTGGTGTTCTGCGCGGCACGCTCGACTTCGTCGGCCGTCAGGTAGGTGAAATCGATCTCGCCCTTGTCGAAGGCCAGCAGCGCGGTGGCCGGGTCTTTGAACTCGCGGCGGATCAGTTTGTCGAGCAGCGGCGCGCCGCGGAAGTAGTCTTTGAAGCCATCCAGCTCCATGTACTGGCCGGCCTCGTATTTGGCCAGCTTGAACGGCCCGGTGCCGATCGCTTTGGTAGTCCAGTAATCGCTCTTGCCAACCTGGTCGCGCGGCACTGCGCCGAGCGAGGCCTTCTGGAGCATCCAGGTCTCGGCTAGTGTGTCGAGCAGCGGCGCGTTGGGTTTGTCGGTGGTGATCTTCACGACCTGCGGGTCGGAGGCGTCGATGCCGCTGACGCTGGTGGCTTTGCCATCGACATAGTCTTTGGCGCCTTTGATCGCGGTCAGCTGGCCGGCCTTGTCGCAGCCGCCGGTCTTCGCATCGAGGCATAGCTCGATCGAGAAGGCTACGTCGGCTGAGGTGAAGGCGCTGCCGTCGTGCCACTTGGCCGAGCGCAGGTTGAATGTCCAGGTCAGGTTGTCGTCCGACACGGTCCATTTCTCGGCCAGGTCGCCGATCACCTGGGCATACGCAAGATCATAGGTCACCAGGTGGCTGTAGATCTTGTTCAACCAGTGGTAGTCGCCACCGGCCTTGAGCGGGTTGGCATTATCGACGCCGACGCAGCACGGGCCAACCCAGGCGCCGGTCATGGTGCCACCCGGTGTGCCAGGCTCGGGGTTACCGGCCGATGCGTTTGGCTTGGCGGCCGGCGCGGCTGGCGCGGCGGTTGGCTCAGCCGGTGCGGCCGTCGGCTCAGCCGGTGCGGCCGTCGGCGCGGCCGGTGCGGCTGTCGGCTCAGCCGGTGCGGCCGTCGGCGCGGCCGGCGCAGTCGTAGGAGTCTGTGTTGCTGGCGTGCCGCCGCAAGCGGCAATGATCGGCAGCAGCAGGACGAGCAGTAACAGGCAAGCGGGCGCTCGCCGCCAATCCCTGCGGATGTGATCCATAGTCGCTAACCTCCTGTGTGCTGATACAACCGGTGATCGAAATGCGATCGGCGATCAATGCTAGCTACCCGATGAACGCGATCTGGTGGGAATGCCAAGCCCTCCTTTCTGCAAGGTGTGCTGGTACTGCCACGCGGCGCATCGCGTGATCCAGAAAGTGGACTGGTTCATGAATAGGACCAGTATACCAAAACTTACCGGCATGTCAAGCTATGGCGGTCCCAGGCTGCGCTGTTACTGCGCGCACAGCCGGGTCTGAGGCTATCTTCGGTTGAATATGGTAGGGCGTACGCTTGCAAGCGAATTTTGCTATCGGGCGGGCGTGTGTGCATGCGCTGGGCGAGTGTTGCAGGGCCAGCCAGCCTGGATCACGGGCGCATGAGTGGCGAGGAGCGCTCCGGCGACACGACAACGCGTGGCAGGTGGGTGATGAGTTTGACATTCGGTAGCTTGAGTATACAATGGCGCTGCATTCCAGTTCAAGAACTTTCTGTTTCATGTAACGAAACAAACCGGATCGCGCCGCCGCGCGAGAGAGGCCCGAGTATGGCCAGCAACTATATTGTGCAGCCAGTGTACAAGGCGCTACAGGTACTGCGCTGCCTGGGCGACGAGCGCCGCGAGCTGGCGTTGAGCGAGATCTGCTACCGCGTCGATCTGCCGAAGACTACCGTCTTTCGCTATCTGCAGACGCTGTGTGCCTGCGGATTCGTCTCGCACGATCCGAACACCGATCTGTACCGGATCGGCCTGCGCGTGTGGGAGCTGGGGCAGCTGGTTCACGAGCCGCTGCGCATTCGCGAGGTGGCGCTGCCGGCTATGCGCGACCTGCGCGACCGCTTCAACGAGACAGTCAACCTGGGGGTGCTCGACGGCATCGAGGTGGTGTATTTAGAGATCACCGAGAGCCGGCGCTCGCTGCGTATGCAGGCGCAGCTAGGCGGGCGCGACCCGATCTATTCGACTGCGCTCGGCAAGGCGGTGCTGGCCTTCAAACCCGAGGATCAGTGGCCTGCACACCTGCCGGCAGTGCTGGCACCCCGCACCGAGCATACGCTCACGTCGCTGGGTCGCCTGCGCCAGGATCTCGCGCAGGTGCGCGAGCGCGGGTTCGCCTTCGACGACGAAGAGAATGAGGAAGGCGCACGCTGCATCGCCGCGCCGATCGTGAACCACGCCGGCCAGGCCATGGCGGCCGTCAGCCTGGCCTCGCCGGCCGGCCGCATGCCCGACCGGCTGCTGCCCAAGGCGGCCGCTGCGGTGAAAGCCACCGCCGCCGCGATCTCGGAGCGGCTCGGGCTGCATTAGAACAACTTCGCGCAAATTCATTGCCTACTGCCGCCTGCCTGCGGCCAACCGGTCTGTGTCTATAGTGCGTCGTGCGTCGTGCGTCGTGCGTAGCGCAACCCGCCAACCTTCAAACCTGCGAACTTGCAACCTGCAACGTGCCAACCTGCAACGTGCTAACCTGCCCGCATCCATTCTTGACAGCGTCAGAACATCTGGTATAGTGGTCCCATTCCTGAACCAGATACTCGCGTGTACGCACGAGGCCGCATATGGAACGCTTCGATCTCGGCCGGCTGCATCCTGGTAGCCGGGGCACGTTCGGGCTACCGGTGATGCACATGCCCGATGGTAACGAGCTGTGGCTGCCGGTGCTGGCCGCCGCTGGCCAGGCCGACGGGCCGACGCTGGCGGTGCTGGCGGGTGTGCATGGCGACGAGTACGAAGGTGTGCGCGCGATTCCGCAGGCCCTCCGCGCGATCGACCTGGCCGAGCTGCGCGGTCGCGTGATCGCCGTGCCGGTGTGCAATCTGCCGGCCTACCGCACCGCCACACGCAGCAGCCCGATCGACGGCCTGAACCTGGCACGCGTCTTCCCAGGCGACCCCCACGGCACCGTGACGCAGCGGATCGCGCATGTGCTGACCGAGCGGGTGATCGCGCCGGCAAGCCTGCTGATCGACCTGCACAGCGCCGGCGTGGCCTACAGTATGCCCACGCTGGTGGGCTACCCGCACGCCGACACGCCGCTCGCCGCTGCGGCGCGCGAGGCGGCGCTGGCGTTCGGCTGCGAGGTGTTATGGGCGCACCCGCCCGACCCCAGCGCCACCGGGCGGTCAATCTCGGCAGCCGAGGCGCTGGGCATCCCCTGGATCTACACCGAGGCGGCCGGCGGTGGGCGCGCGCTGCCCGCCGACGTGGCGTGCTACGCCGGCGGTGTGCTGAATGTGATGCGCCACCTGGGCATGCTGCCGGGCCAGCCCGAGCGCCGGCCGCTGCGCTGCCACCTGCTGGGCGCGGGCAACACCGACGCGCCCATCCGCGTCGATCACTCGGGCTATTTCGTCAGCGACGTCGCGCTGCTTGATCGAGTGACGGAAGGCCAGGCGATCGGCCAGGTGCTCGACTTCGCCGGCGAGCCGCTCGAGCGTATTCGCGCGAACCGCAACGGCCTGGTGGCGATGATCCGCGGCCTGCCGGCCATCCACGCCGGCGAGGGCGCGTTCCTGCTCACCGGCGAGATGCCTGGTGCTCCAGGCCAGCTGTAGCCCCGCGACTCTTTCGCCCGAGTGTGGCGGTATCCCTCCGAATCGTAGCACATACGATGCGTTGTCGTATCTACACCGACGCGAGGAGGCCCGCCTATGCTGCCCACCCCACCGCTGCAATCGCACCCATCCGGCCGCACTTGTCCCCTGGCGCCGCAGCACACGCATGAGGCCGTCCATGCTGCTGGCCAGTAGTGATCTACGCGCGGTCAGCGCTGCGCGCCGGCGCGCGCCCGGCTATACCCTGCTGGTCGGCCAGGCGCTGACGACGGTACTCGCGCTGGCGGCGGTGCTTGCGCTCAGCACACTCGCGATCAGCCGGGCGCGCACACTCTACGACGACCTGCGCTACGGCCGGCCACGCGTATCGCACCTCGACGGCTTTCTGGGCCACGGCGAGGCGCGCGGCGTGCCGAGCCACCTGATGGCGCTCAACCTGCACCGCAAGATCGTGCTCGTCGAGTTCCCCGGCGGCGATACGGCCAAGCCGAAGGTACTGGAAGGGCCATACCTGTTTGGCGCACAGAGCGACCAGACGCCGGTGGGCATGCAGCTGCGCGATATGGATCGCGATGGCGCGCTCGATGTAGTTCTCGATATCGACGACGAGTGGCTGATCTACCTGAACAAAGATGGTGGCTTGCGTCTGCCGACCGACGCCGAGCAGCAGCGCATCCGCCAGCTGAACGAGCCAGAGGGGGCCGCGAATGGAACAAGATGATCCCCAGCCGGCCTTGGGCTGGCACGCGCCCGGCGAGGCACCGGCTGTGTTGTGGGACACCGACGCCCCGCTGCCCGCCGCGCTAAGCGAGGCCATCCAGCGCCGGCTGCCCGCCGCGCCACAGCCTGCCGACGACGCAGCAGACGCCCCGCCGGCCGGGCCGGCCGCGCAGGCGCCGGCAGTGGCCGAGTGCGCGCTCGAATACACCGAGTGCTGCCGGGCGCTTGGCGACCACGCAGGGCTAAAGGCGATCGAGCCGCACCTGGCCGCGCTGGTGCGCAATTGCGAGGATCTGGCCGGCACAGACGCACCGGCCGAGCTACTGCCGCTGATCCACCGCCTGCGCGGCAGCTGGGTGGCCGTGTTGTACGAGCTTGGCCGCTACGCTCAGGGATGGGCCCAGGCCGCCGAGCTGCCGCCTACCTCGGCCGCGCGCCTTCCCGCCGGCGCCAGCCGTGAGCTGTGGATCATCCAGGCACTGCTGGCGCTCGAGACTGGCCGCTACGCCCAGGCCGAGTCGGCGCTGGCCACCGTCGAGGGGTTGGGCGCGCCCGGCGACCCGCCCGCGCGCCTCGATTGGCAGCTCGCGCTGGGGCGGGCCGATCTCGCGCGTACACGCGGGCACGATCAGGCTGCGATCGAAGCCTACCAGGCACTTGATCTGCCCGGTGCGCCCACGTGGGTGCAGCTGTGTGGATTGCTGGGCCAGGCCCGCGCCTGGATCGCATGCGGCCACGCCGATCGGGCTGCGCCGCTGGTCGATGCGGCTCGCGCACTGGCCACCGGCACGTGGGACACCGGCCAGGTTGATCTGGCGGCAGCCGAGCTGGCCCTGCTGGCCGGACAGCCCGACCTGGCAGCCGAGCATGCGGGCAGCGCGCGGCAAGCCTTTGCTGGCGAGCTGGGCGATGATTGTGCGGCAGCGGCGGTGGCCATGCTACTGGCCGGCCAGGCCGCCTACGCGCGCGGCGCCTATGCCGACGCCGCCGGCCTGATCGGCGCGGCTACTCCGGCCCTGCGGGCCGCGTATGGCCCGGCACATCCACACCTGGTGCAGGCGGCCATGACCCAGGGCTTCCTCGACGGTATTCGCGGCGATACCGATAGCCTGATCCGCCACCTCTCGGCTGCTACGCAGGCGGCCGGCCCGCTGGCCGAATCGTCGCCGGTCGCCGCAATTGGCGCCGACCTGCTCGAGTGCGCGCTCGAGCTGGCGCGTGGGCGGGCCGGCCGCGCGCGTGCCGCCGCAGTCGATGCGCTCGAGCTGGCGCGCTCGGCGCTCGACGCCGCGCACCCGCTCACCGCCACCTGCTACGACACAGTCGCCGAGTGCGAGCGCGCGCAGGGCCGCTGGAGCGTTGCACGCGTGTATAGCGACCTCGCGCTGGCATTGCGCCAGTCGCTGTTCGGCGCCGAGCACCCGCTCACCGCCACCAGCTGGGAGCAGCTCGGGCATATCGCGGCCGACTCGCGCGATTACCCGGCCGCACGCGATGCGTTCGAGCTGGCAGTGCGCATCCGCCAGGTTGCGCTCGGCGGCACGCATCCACTTTCGGCCACCGCCCAGTTCGCGCTGGCGCAGACCTATGTGGCGCTGGGCGATCTGACGCGCGCCCAGGCCGAGGCAGTTGCCGCACTGAGCGGGCTCGAGCGCACGCACGGTACATTGCACCCGCATTCCAGGGCTGCGCGCGCACTGCTCGGCCAATTCAGCTCGCCGCTGCGCCGGCGCTGGTGGATCGTGCGCGCACGATTGCGCCGTGTCCATGTGCCGCTGTAGCAGTATGAAGCACACCCAGTACGCGCACTAGCACAGATCTTCGCCAACTTCACGCGCCCAGCGATGGTCGCGCAGACACGCTAAACCCGGCCGCTTGAGCGGCCGGGTTTGTTTCGCTCCGATAGGTTTCTTACGCTGCCGCATCAGGGTGCGATCGGCCCGCCCCCCTGCCCTCTCTCCTACACAGGGAGAGAGGGGTATCCTATGATACCAACTCCGTTTGATTACGTTCGTTTTGTTGTGCCTGGCAAAGCCAGGCATCGCACAACAAAAGAGAATTTCGGGGGCGGCTTTGCCGCCCCCGAACCCCCACCATAAACCAAGCGATTAACCGGATTTGGTATGAGCGTTCCATGCTACACCCAAAAGCACCCCACCTGGAGCCGGCGCCGGTCAGCTGGCCGCCGACGGCCAGCGCGGGTAGGCCTGCGCGATCAAGGTGTAGATCTGCGGATTCTGCCAGTAGGCCGTGTGCGAGGCGGGGAACGGCTTGCCCGCCGCACAGGCGCGATCACCGTCGGCGGCGGCGGGGAAGATGCCGGCGATTGGAAAGCTCAGCAGGTCGTCGGGGTCGTACAGGTTCAGCCAGCCGCCATGCAGCCCGGTAGGGCGCCCGCCCGGCCGCGCCGCCAGGTTATACTCGAGCGCCACACCGCCGGCCTGCAGCAGGCCATACTCGGCGAATAGCGCCACCTGCGCGCCCACCGTCACCAGCAGGTCGATCGGCGGGCGATCGGCAATGGCCGGGTCGGTCGCATAATCATAGGCGATCACGCCGCCGAGGCTATGGCCGATCAGCACCAGCGGCTCGCCGGGAAACTGCGCATGCGCCTGCATCACCGTCTTGTGCAGCATATCGCGCACCTCGGCGCCGCGCGCCAGGTAGAGCATCACGTCGCCGACAAAGCCGGTGGCCAGCTGCATGATACTGCCGCGCAGGTGCCGCGCCAGCGCCGTGACCGTAGCCAGAAACGGGTAGCTGACCGCCGACGAGAAGCTCTTGGCCTGCACCTGCGGCTGCTCGAGGATCAGGCCAAGCAGCGATTGAAGCGCGGCCGGGCCTTCGCTGTGCGTGTCGACGCGCTGCGCCGTCAGATCGCGCTGCAGAAATGATCGCACCAGCAGGCGTTGCACCACGCGGCCGGCCCGCCCCGGCTGCGGCGCCGTCTGCTGCACCGCGTGTACCAGCGCGGCCTCGCTAATGCCCAGGTCGTCCATTACCTCGTGCAGCGGGCCAGGTGTCGAGAGCACAATCTGCAACGCGGCCAGGCCTGGGTCGAAGGGCGCACCAAGCGATTTGGCCTGCACATGCGGTGCCAGGCGCAGGCCCTCGGGCGCTGCCAGATCGTCGTTCGCGGCGCGCGCGGTGATCGACAGGCCCTGGTACCAGGCTTGCGGCCCCCAATGGCCCCAGTAGACCGGGAAGAAGCTGGCCTCGGCGATCTCGTAGCGCTGCCGTTCGGCTATGCTCGCGCGCAGCTG of the Candidatus Kouleothrix ribensis genome contains:
- a CDS encoding IclR family transcriptional regulator encodes the protein MASNYIVQPVYKALQVLRCLGDERRELALSEICYRVDLPKTTVFRYLQTLCACGFVSHDPNTDLYRIGLRVWELGQLVHEPLRIREVALPAMRDLRDRFNETVNLGVLDGIEVVYLEITESRRSLRMQAQLGGRDPIYSTALGKAVLAFKPEDQWPAHLPAVLAPRTEHTLTSLGRLRQDLAQVRERGFAFDDEENEEGARCIAAPIVNHAGQAMAAVSLASPAGRMPDRLLPKAAAAVKATAAAISERLGLH
- a CDS encoding tetratricopeptide repeat protein, which gives rise to MEQDDPQPALGWHAPGEAPAVLWDTDAPLPAALSEAIQRRLPAAPQPADDAADAPPAGPAAQAPAVAECALEYTECCRALGDHAGLKAIEPHLAALVRNCEDLAGTDAPAELLPLIHRLRGSWVAVLYELGRYAQGWAQAAELPPTSAARLPAGASRELWIIQALLALETGRYAQAESALATVEGLGAPGDPPARLDWQLALGRADLARTRGHDQAAIEAYQALDLPGAPTWVQLCGLLGQARAWIACGHADRAAPLVDAARALATGTWDTGQVDLAAAELALLAGQPDLAAEHAGSARQAFAGELGDDCAAAAVAMLLAGQAAYARGAYADAAGLIGAATPALRAAYGPAHPHLVQAAMTQGFLDGIRGDTDSLIRHLSAATQAAGPLAESSPVAAIGADLLECALELARGRAGRARAAAVDALELARSALDAAHPLTATCYDTVAECERAQGRWSVARVYSDLALALRQSLFGAEHPLTATSWEQLGHIAADSRDYPAARDAFELAVRIRQVALGGTHPLSATAQFALAQTYVALGDLTRAQAEAVAALSGLERTHGTLHPHSRAARALLGQFSSPLRRRWWIVRARLRRVHVPL
- a CDS encoding succinylglutamate desuccinylase/aspartoacylase family protein — its product is MERFDLGRLHPGSRGTFGLPVMHMPDGNELWLPVLAAAGQADGPTLAVLAGVHGDEYEGVRAIPQALRAIDLAELRGRVIAVPVCNLPAYRTATRSSPIDGLNLARVFPGDPHGTVTQRIAHVLTERVIAPASLLIDLHSAGVAYSMPTLVGYPHADTPLAAAAREAALAFGCEVLWAHPPDPSATGRSISAAEALGIPWIYTEAAGGGRALPADVACYAGGVLNVMRHLGMLPGQPERRPLRCHLLGAGNTDAPIRVDHSGYFVSDVALLDRVTEGQAIGQVLDFAGEPLERIRANRNGLVAMIRGLPAIHAGEGAFLLTGEMPGAPGQL
- a CDS encoding ABC transporter substrate-binding protein, whose product is MDHIRRDWRRAPACLLLLVLLLPIIAACGGTPATQTPTTAPAAPTAAPAEPTAAPAAPTAAPAEPTAAPAEPTAAPAAPAAKPNASAGNPEPGTPGGTMTGAWVGPCCVGVDNANPLKAGGDYHWLNKIYSHLVTYDLAYAQVIGDLAEKWTVSDDNLTWTFNLRSAKWHDGSAFTSADVAFSIELCLDAKTGGCDKAGQLTAIKGAKDYVDGKATSVSGIDASDPQVVKITTDKPNAPLLDTLAETWMLQKASLGAVPRDQVGKSDYWTTKAIGTGPFKLAKYEAGQYMELDGFKDYFRGAPLLDKLIRREFKDPATALLAFDKGEIDFTYLTADEVERAAQNTNATVIPGPSQVDNAITMNPAKNPAFGNPKFRQAIMHAINRQSIIENLYKGAATPVSCLYGNPKYIPADINPYEYDPAKAKALLAEAGIDPAALGEIVMDTYYNDQLSLDVMTAFQQDLAEIGLTIKIQQMDGPSWTKRYYDDGASQMSFIGGANGPDPNRAYQYYYSIDQKGNNYKYKNPELDKLLDQGAAEMDAAKRPALYQQACKIMSNDLPWTFMWQTVRYGYVANKIGNFLFTPAPGGGSYYDQAEKWFIRK